Proteins from a genomic interval of Trifolium pratense cultivar HEN17-A07 linkage group LG6, ARS_RC_1.1, whole genome shotgun sequence:
- the LOC123889689 gene encoding uncharacterized protein LOC123889689, translated as MEEEIEVNESNEDFSNSILSEFGSSTNQSHRHLCRFIRTISKMIKRHDLPSSPFIYMTVTVSCLEAISTITNHDNRMLNVLLKLLSLVIVKVPVDVVRKTRESSSELIATLIVYPSISETAVVEGLKFRSHLFINGEEYTVLPSHDSPLFNVLSKFLTDSRPHVRRQCHLCLRNILINFQKSPLLGIASESVINLLERVPLLAGGANANADEGTKGAQQALYILDALKECLPLLSLKYKNNILKHFKCKCW; from the exons ATGGAAGAAGAAATCGAAGTGAACGAATCCAACGAAGATTTCAGCAATTCAATCCTCTCTGAATTCGGAAGCTCCACCAACCAAAGCCACCGGCACCTCTGCAGATTCATCAGAACAATATCAAAGATGATTAAAAGACACGATCTACCTTCTTCACCGTTTATATACATGACCGTAACCGTTTCTTGCCTCGAAGCCATCTCAACTATAACTAACCATGATAACCGCATGCTCAACGTGCTTCTCAAACTTCTCTCTCTTGTCATTGTTAAAGTGCCTGTTGATGTTGTGAGGAAGACCAGAGAGTCTTCGTCGGAGCTTATTGCGACGCTTATTGTCTATCCATCCATCTCTGAGACTGCAGTTGTTGAAGGATTGAAGTTTCGTTCGCATTTGTTCATCAATGGAGAAGAATATACTGTTCTTCCTTCTCATGATTCTCCGCTGTTCAATGTGTTGTCAAAGTTTCTTACCGATTCGAGACCTCAT GTTCGAAGGCAATGTCATTTGTGTCTCCGAAATATCTTGATAAACTTCCAAAAGTCTCCGCTACTAGGAATCGCAAGCGAAAGTGTTATAAACTTACTTGAAAGGGTTCCATTGCTTGCCGGTGGAGCAAATGCAAATGCTGATGAAGGAACTAAGGGAGCCCAACAGGCTTTATATATTCTTGATGCCTTGAAAGAGTGTCTTCCTTTGTTGTCGCTAAAATACAAGAACAACATTCTTAAGCACTTCAAATGCAAATGCTGGTGA
- the LOC123890477 gene encoding elongator complex protein 6, whose translation MEHKELNLLNEALGFHNNNLYGRFVLVEDTVDTTAAFVLHQILKHSFSSHPSSSVIFLALSHPFSHYDRILRKIGCNLAAQRDNKRFFFIDMLMLQFPDEGKPNDVGFAAVFEKIESVIKALPQDNTKFVTIMIDDISFLQVAANGSSNDVLDFLHYCYTLTSEYGCAFIALDHKDIYLNEEKPAIISEMEYLADILVKAEPLATGLAKDVHGQLMVLHKQHGISPVKIHNFHFKIKENSIECFYPGTKI comes from the exons ATGGAACACAAAGAATTGAACCTTCTCAATGAAGCATTAGGGTTTCACAACAACAATCTCTACGGTCGATTCGTTCTTGTAGAAGACACTGTTGACACAACCGCTGCTTTTGTTCTTCATCAAATCCTCAAGCACTCATTCTCTTCTCATCCTTCTTCATCTGTTATCTTCCTCGCCCTCTCTCACCCTTTCTCTCACTATGATCGCATTCTCAGAAAAATT GGTTGCAACTTGGCTGCTCAAAGAGATAATAAGAGATTCTTTTTCATTGACATGCTAATGTTACAGTTTCCAG ATGAAGGAAAACCCAATGACGTTGGGTTTGCTGCTgtatttgagaaaatagaaagTGTGATCAAGGCATTACCTCAAGACAACACAAAATTTGTTACTATAATGATCGATGATATCTCTTTTCTTCAAGTTGCTGCTAATGGATCTTCAAATGACGTTTTAGACTTCCTGCATTATTGCTATACTCTAACATCAGAATAT GGTTGTGCGTTCATTGCACTTGACCATAAGGATATTTATTTGAATGAAGAGAAGCCTGCTATTATCTCGGAGATGGAGTACCTTGCTGACATTTTGGTCAAGGCTGAACCATTGGCCACTGGCTTGGCAAAAGATGTACATGGACAG TTGATGGTGTTACATAAACAACATGGAATTTCACCCGTTAAGATTCACAACTTTCATTTCAAGATCAAGGAAAATAGCATAGAATGTTTTTATCCAGGCACAAAAATTTAG
- the LOC123889792 gene encoding uncharacterized protein LOC123889792, which yields MEEEIEVNKSDEDFSNSILSEFGSSTNESHRHLCIAVGSISEVIKTQNLPSSPVVYLAYTLSSLTIISNGANPVPISDNILFDVFLKLLSLVIVKVPVDVVRKTRESSSQLIATVIVFPSISETAVVDGFKCLEHLFNNGEEDIVLPSHDSPLFNVLSKFLTDSRPHVRRQCHLCLRNILINFQKSPLLGSASESVINLLEKVPLLAGGANANADEGTKGAQQVLYILDALKECLPLLSLKYKNNILKHFKCKCW from the exons ATGGAAGAAGAAATCGAAGTGAACAAATCCGACGAAGATTTCAGCAATTCAATCCTCTCTGAATTCGGAAGCTCCACCAACGAAAGCCACCGGCACCTCTGCATCGCCGTCGGATCAATATCAGAGGTGATCAAAACACAGAATCTACCTTCTTCACCGGTTGTATACTTGGCCTACACTCTTTCTTCCCTCACTATCATCTCAAATGGAGCTAACCCTGTCCCTATCTCTGATAACATCCTCTTTGACGTGTTTCTCAAACTTCTCTCTCTTGTCATTGTTAAAGTGCCTGTTGATGTTGTCAGGAAGACCAGAGAGTCTTCGTCGCAGCTTATTGCCACGGTTATTGTCTTTCCATCCATCTCTGAGACTGCAGTTGTTGATGGATTCAAGTGCCTTGAGCATTTGTTCAACAATGGAGAAGAAGATATTGTTCTTCCTTCTCATGATTCTCCGCTGTTCAATGTATTGTCAAAGTTTCTTACCGATTCCAGACCTCAT GTTCGAAGGCAATGTCATTTGTGTCTCCGAAATATCTTGATAAACTTCCAAAAGTCTCCGCTACTAGGATCTGCAAGCGAAAGTGTTATAAACTTGCTTGAAAAGGTTCCATTGCTTGCTGGTGGAGCAAATGCAAATGCTGATGAAGGAACTAAGGGAGCCCAACAGgttttatatattcttgatgCCTTGAAAGAATGTCTTCCTTTGTTGTCGCTAAAATACAAGAACAACATTCTTAAGCATTTCAAATGCAAATGCTGGTGA
- the LOC123892026 gene encoding protein FAR1-RELATED SEQUENCE 5-like, which translates to MAGKRELVLGICAPGIVEVPPDKPPSRPVPYEIDTSDHFYTEMATSDRDELIRWARDIALKLKFAIVIGKSDNGSDKRKQYFRLDCERGGRYVSTNKKLKSDQTGTRKCGCPFRLRGYCHADKTWHLTVVNGKHNHELDKAVEGHLIVGRLKPEERQCMEEMSRNLVPPKNIMSTLKDRDPNNKTTAKQLYNLSHRLKLKMRASMTEMQHLSKRLVENGYFFKHRTVVADGSEHVQDIFFAHPKSISLFNSFPTVLLMDSTYKTNKYKMPLFEIVGFTSTGRSFNVGFAWLTNEREDNFTWALEQCVSLLRNEDFSRYFQHRLQWFVVFM; encoded by the exons ATGGCGGGCAAACGAGAGCTTGTGCTAGGTATCTGTGCCCCGGGAATTGTTGAGGTTCCACCTGATAAACCTCCATCTAGACCTGTTCCATATGAGATTGATACATCGGATCATTTTTACACTGAAATGGCAACCTCTGACCGAGATGAGTTGATTAGATGGGCTCGGGACATTGCCTTAAAGCTAAAGTTTGCAATTGTAATTGGCAAATCCGACAACGGCAGCGATAAGAGGAAGCAATATTTCAGGTTGGATTGCGAGCGGGGAGGCCGGTACGTGTCAACAAATAAGAAGCTAAAATCTGATCAAACCGGCACGAGGAAATGCGGCTGTCCATTTCGACTCCGTGGTTATTGTCATGCCGATAAAACATGGCATTTGACCGTTGTAAACGGCAAACATAACCACGAGTTGGACAAGGCAGTTGAAGGCCATCTCATTGTCGGTCGTCTCAAACCGGAAGAAAGGCAATGTATGGAGGAAATGTCAAGGAATCTGGTTCCGCCTAAGAATATAATGTCCACATTGAAAGATAGGGATCCAAACAACAAGACAACGGCAAAGCAACTCTACAATTTAAGTCATcgattaaaacttaaaatgagGGCATCAATGACTGAAATGCAACACCTCTCCAAAAGACTTGTCGAGAAtgggtattttttcaaacatagAACGGTTGTTGCAGACGGATCCGAACATGTTCAAGACATTTTCTTTGCACATCCTAAATCTATAAGTTTGTTTAATTCTTTTCCTACTGTGCTTTTGATGGATTCGacatacaaaacaaacaaatacaaaatgcCGTTATTTGAGATTGTCGGATTCACATCAACTGGGAGATCTTTCAATGTTGGATTTGCTTGGCTTACCAATGAAAGAGAAGACAACTTCACTTGGGCTCTAGAGCAGTGTGTCAGTCTCTTAAGGAATGAGGAT TTTTCGAGGTATTTCCAACATCGGCTGCAATGGTTTGTCGTTTTCATGTAA
- the LOC123890011 gene encoding acetylornithine aminotransferase, mitochondrial-like — protein sequence MASTHICASNTSYKSSFTNKLTQFNNNKHFPPNLHYPKSLVPPIASLKVDIGTPTTKVDESVKKKKTTKEVIEEEGKYLVGTYARAPIVLEKGKGCKLYDVEGNEYLDLSGGIAVNALGHGDDDWLKAVVEQAGLLTHVSNVYHSIPQVELAKRLVASSFADRVFFSNSGTEANEAAIKFSRKYHKHTSTEGKVPATEFIAFSNCFHGRTLGALALTSKVQYRTPFEPVMPGVNFLEYGNAPAAVELIRQGRIAAVFVEPIQGEGGIYSATKEFLQSLRNACDETGTLLVYDEVQCGLGRSGFLWAHEAYGIFPDIMTLAKPLAGGLPIGAVLVTEKVASAINYGDHGSTFAGGPLICSAALAVLNKISNPNFLSDVSKKGLYFKELLKQKLGGNPHVKEIRGVGLIIGIDLDVSASPIVDACRNSGLLVLTAGKGNVVRLVPPLIITEQEIEHAANIIYQTLHVLDGNN from the exons ATGGCTTCTACTCACATTTGTGCAAGCAACACTTCTTACAAATCCTCATTCACCAACAAACTCACccaattcaacaacaacaaacattTTCCCCCAAATCTTCACTATCCAAAATCACTGGTACCACCAATTGCATCCCTCAAAGTAGATATTGGAACACCAACCACAAAGGTAGATGAAagtgtgaagaagaagaagacgacgaAAGAAGTGATCGAGGAAGAAGGGAAGTATTTAGTGGGTACTTATGCAAGGGCACCAATTGTGCTTGAGAAAGGGAAAGGTTGTAAATTGTATGATGTTGAAGGGAATGAGTATTTGGATTTGAGTGGTGGAATTGCTGTTAATGCACTTGGCCATGGTGATGATGATTGGTTGAAAGCTGTTGTGGAACAAGCTGGTTTACTTACTCATGTTAGCAATGTTTATCATTCTATTCCTCAG GTAGAACTTGCAAAGCGTTTAGTAGCTTCTTCTTTTGCCGATCgcgtatttttttcaaattctgGAACTGAAGCAAATGAAGCAGCTATtaaattttcaagaaaatatcaCAAACACACATCTACTGAAGGGAAAGTGCCCGCTACTGAGTTCATAGCTTTTAGCAATTGCTTCCATGGGAGAACCTTGGGTGCACTTGCTTTGACGAGTAAAGTACAATATAGAACACCTTTTGAACCTGTTATGCCTGGAGTGAACTTTTTAGAGTATGGAAATGCCCCGGCTGCTGTAGAGTTAATTCGGCAGGGCAGGATTGCTGCAGTTTTTGTGGAACCTATCCAAGGAGAAGGCGGAATATACAGTGCTACAAAAGAATTTCTACAGTCTCTGCGAAATGCTTGTGATGAAACTGGGACACTTCTTGTGTATGATGAG GTTCAATGTGGTTTAGGTAGATCAGGATTTCTTTGGGCTCACGAGGCTTATGGAATCTTCCCTGACATAATGACACTTGCCAAACCTCTTGCCGGGGGCCTACCTATTGGAGCTGTCCTCGTAACCGAGAAAGTAGCTTCCGCTATAAATTATGGTGACCATGGAAGTACTTTTGCAGGAGGTCCTCTTATTTGCAGTGCCGCTCTTGcagttttaaacaaaatatcaaATCCTAATTTCCTATCTGATGTATCAAAGAAAGGTCTATACTTCAAAGAACTACTAAAACAGAAATTGGGAGGAAATCCCCACGTGAAAGAGATTCGTGGTGTGGGGCTCATTATCGGAATTGACTTAGACGTGTCCGCGTCACCAATAGTAGACGCTTGCCGAAATTCTGGCCTTTTAGTATTGACAGCTGGAAAAGGTAATGTTGTTAGGCTTGTTCCACCATTGATTATAACAGAACAGGAGATTGAACATGCAGCTAATATTATATACCAAACTTTGCATGTTTTGGATGGCAATAATTAA